One window of the Salvia miltiorrhiza cultivar Shanhuang (shh) chromosome 6, IMPLAD_Smil_shh, whole genome shotgun sequence genome contains the following:
- the LOC130990197 gene encoding two-component response regulator ORR9-like: protein MAIAAADDQFHVLAVDDSLIDRKLIERLLKTSSFQVTTVDSGSKALEFLGWHETERNMFNETSISPKNHQEVEVNLVITDYCMPGMTGYDLLKKIKESAILRDIPVVIMSSENVPSRITRCLEEGAEEFFLKPMKLSDVNKLRPHMMRSKSKNENEKQEKQENEEIISRGEADSDMQTAQSLQQQTSQANNNNSVDNNKRKSIDEGLSPDRTRPRYSDLTVMSN, encoded by the exons ATGGCCATAGCAGCAGCAGATGATCAGTTTCATGTTCTTGCTGTTGATGACAGCTTGATTGACAGAAAGCTGATTGAGAGGCTTCTCAAGACATCCTCTTTCCAAg TCACCACAGTTGATTCTGGTAGCAAAGCTTTGGAATTTCTTGGTTGGCATGAAACTGAGAGAAACATGTTCAATGAAACCTCCATTTCTCCCAAGAATCATCAG gaAGTGGAAGTGAATCTTGTTATTACAGACTATTGTATGCCTGGTATGACAGGTTATGATTTGCTGAAGAAAATAAAG GAATCTGCAATTTTGAGAGATATACCAGTAGTCATCATGTCCTCTGAAAATGTCCCTTCAAGAATAACCag ATGTTTAGAAGAAGGAGCAGAGGAATTTTTCCTAAAGCCGATGAAATTATCAGATGTGAATAAACTGCGGCCTCATATGATGAGAAGCAAATCAaagaatgaaaatgaaaaacagGAAAAGCAAGAAAATGAGGAGATTATTAGTAGAGGAGAAGCAGATTCGGACATGCAGACAGCACAATCTTTGCAACAGCAGACATCGCAagccaacaacaacaacagcgTCGACAACAACAAGAGGAAATCTATTGATGAAGGGCTTTCACCAGACAGAACTAGGCCCAGA